From Clostridiisalibacter paucivorans DSM 22131, the proteins below share one genomic window:
- the fusA gene encoding elongation factor G: MPRQVSLEKTRNIGIMAHIDAGKTTATERILFYTGKVHKIGETHEGAAQMDWMEQEQERGITITSAATTTFWRDHRINIIDTPGHVDFTVEVERSLRILDGAVAIFDAKSGVEPQSETVWRQADKYGVPRMCFVNKMDKMGADFFMSVQTMKDRLKANVVPIQLPIGAEDEFVGMIDLINMNARVYKNDLGTEVDITDIPEDMKDLAEEYREKLLEAVAENDEELMMKYLEGEDISIDEIITVIRKATISNDIVPVLCGSAYKNKGVQLLIDAIVDFMPSPIDIPPVKGIAPETEEEIERKSSDEEPFSALAFKIMTDPYVGKLAFFRVYSGVMESGSYVLNSTKGKKERIGRLLQMHANNREERTEVYAGDIAAAVGLKVTSTGDSLCDESNPIILESMEFPEPVISVAIEPKTKAGQEKMGIALAKLAEEDPTFRTYTDEDTGQTIISGMGELHLEIIVDRLLREFKVEANVGNPQVAYKETVTTTADIESKYARQSGGRGQYGHVKIIIEPLEAGSGYVFENKITGGAIPKEYIPAVDNGIQEASLNGIVGGYPCIDFKVTLYDGSYHEVDSSEMAFKIAGSMAFKDAMAKAKPVLLEPYMKVEVVVPEEYMGDVMGDVNSRRGRIESFSDRSGVKVINAFVPLSEMFGYATDLRSKTQGRGNYSMQFDHYEPVPKNIAESIIGK, translated from the coding sequence ATGCCAAGACAAGTTTCTTTGGAAAAAACACGAAACATAGGAATCATGGCCCATATAGATGCAGGAAAAACTACAGCAACAGAAAGAATTCTGTTTTATACGGGAAAGGTTCATAAAATAGGAGAGACGCATGAAGGTGCAGCACAGATGGACTGGATGGAACAAGAGCAGGAAAGAGGTATTACAATAACTTCTGCTGCTACCACTACATTTTGGCGAGATCATAGAATAAATATTATAGACACGCCAGGACATGTGGATTTCACTGTGGAGGTGGAAAGATCCCTTCGTATATTAGATGGTGCAGTTGCAATTTTTGATGCTAAAAGTGGTGTTGAGCCTCAGTCAGAGACAGTTTGGCGTCAAGCAGATAAATACGGTGTTCCTAGAATGTGTTTCGTAAATAAAATGGATAAAATGGGTGCAGACTTTTTTATGTCTGTTCAAACAATGAAAGATAGATTGAAGGCAAATGTAGTACCTATTCAATTGCCAATAGGTGCTGAGGATGAGTTTGTTGGTATGATTGATTTAATAAATATGAATGCAAGGGTATATAAGAATGATTTAGGTACAGAGGTGGACATAACTGATATACCTGAAGATATGAAAGACCTTGCTGAAGAATATAGAGAAAAATTATTGGAAGCAGTTGCTGAAAATGATGAAGAACTTATGATGAAATATCTAGAAGGTGAAGATATCTCAATAGATGAAATCATAACTGTAATAAGAAAGGCTACTATCAGTAACGATATAGTGCCCGTATTATGTGGTTCTGCATATAAGAACAAGGGTGTTCAGCTTTTAATAGATGCCATAGTTGATTTCATGCCATCACCTATAGATATACCTCCTGTTAAAGGTATTGCGCCAGAAACAGAGGAAGAAATAGAAAGAAAATCTTCAGATGAAGAACCTTTTTCAGCTCTTGCTTTTAAAATAATGACTGACCCATATGTGGGTAAACTTGCCTTTTTTAGGGTATATTCAGGAGTAATGGAATCTGGTTCATATGTATTGAATTCTACTAAGGGCAAGAAGGAAAGAATTGGTAGATTATTGCAAATGCATGCCAATAACAGAGAAGAGAGAACTGAAGTTTATGCAGGAGATATAGCTGCAGCAGTTGGATTGAAGGTTACATCTACAGGGGATAGTCTTTGTGATGAAAGTAACCCAATAATATTAGAATCTATGGAATTCCCAGAGCCTGTTATATCAGTTGCTATAGAACCTAAAACTAAAGCAGGGCAAGAAAAAATGGGTATTGCATTAGCTAAATTAGCAGAGGAAGATCCAACATTCAGAACATATACAGATGAAGATACAGGTCAAACAATAATATCTGGTATGGGAGAACTACATTTAGAGATTATTGTTGACAGACTGTTAAGAGAGTTTAAAGTAGAAGCAAATGTAGGTAACCCACAGGTTGCTTATAAAGAGACTGTTACTACTACCGCAGATATAGAAAGCAAATATGCAAGACAATCTGGAGGTCGTGGACAATATGGTCATGTAAAGATTATTATTGAGCCATTGGAAGCAGGTTCAGGATATGTATTTGAAAATAAGATTACTGGAGGAGCTATACCTAAGGAGTACATTCCAGCAGTAGATAATGGTATTCAAGAAGCATCTCTAAATGGTATCGTTGGTGGATATCCTTGTATAGACTTTAAAGTAACTCTATATGATGGTTCATATCATGAAGTGGATTCTAGTGAGATGGCATTTAAGATAGCTGGTTCAATGGCATTTAAAGATGCTATGGCTAAAGCTAAACCAGTATTATTAGAGCCATATATGAAGGTGGAAGTTGTTGTACCTGAGGAGTATATGGGAGATGTAATGGGAGATGTGAATTCGAGAAGAGGTAGAATAGAAAGTTTCTCTGATAGAAGTGGAGTAAAGGTTATAAATGCATTTGTACCATTGTCTGAAATGTTTGGATATGCAACAGACCTTCGTTCAAAGACTCAAGGTAGAGGAAACTATTCTATGCAATTCGACCATTACGAACCAGTACCTAAGAATATAGCTGAGAGTATCATTGGTAAATAA
- the rpsG gene encoding 30S ribosomal protein S7: MPRKGHIPKREVMEDPIYKDKIVTKLINGIMLDGKRGVAQRIVYGAFDLMAEKTGEDSLEVFYKGLNNIMPVLEVKARRVGGATYQVPIEVRPERRQTLGLRWLVNYSRQRGEKTMKEKLAKEIMDAANNTGASVKKKEDTHKMAEANKAFAHYRW; this comes from the coding sequence GTGCCTAGAAAAGGACATATACCTAAAAGAGAAGTAATGGAAGATCCAATATATAAAGATAAAATAGTTACTAAACTCATAAATGGGATAATGCTTGATGGTAAAAGAGGAGTAGCTCAAAGAATAGTATATGGTGCATTTGATCTAATGGCAGAAAAAACAGGTGAAGATTCACTAGAAGTTTTCTACAAAGGATTAAATAATATTATGCCTGTATTAGAAGTAAAAGCAAGACGTGTAGGTGGAGCAACTTATCAGGTGCCTATTGAAGTAAGACCTGAAAGAAGGCAAACACTTGGTCTTAGATGGCTTGTGAATTACTCAAGACAGCGTGGAGAAAAGACAATGAAAGAAAAATTGGCTAAAGAAATAATGGATGCTGCTAATAACACTGGAGCCAGTGTTAAAAAGAAAGAAGATACCCATAAGATGGCTGAAGCTAATAAAGCATTTGCTCATTACAGATGGTAA
- the rpsL gene encoding 30S ribosomal protein S12 produces the protein MPTINQLVRKGRASIAKKSDAPALNVSFNSLKKRPTELNSPQKRGVCTAVKTVTPKKPNSALRKIARVRLTNGHEVTAYIPGIGHNLQEHSVVLIRGGRIKDLPGVRYHIVRGTLDTAGVDSRKQARSKYGTKRPKK, from the coding sequence ATGCCAACAATTAATCAATTAGTGAGAAAAGGTAGAGCTAGTATTGCTAAAAAATCTGATGCTCCTGCATTGAATGTGTCTTTTAACTCTTTGAAGAAGAGACCTACTGAATTAAACTCTCCACAAAAGAGAGGGGTTTGTACTGCTGTAAAGACTGTTACTCCTAAGAAACCTAACTCAGCGTTGAGAAAGATAGCTAGGGTAAGGCTTACAAATGGTCATGAAGTTACAGCTTATATTCCTGGAATAGGTCATAACTTGCAAGAGCATAGTGTTGTTCTTATTAGAGGAGGTAGGATAAAAGACTTACCTGGTGTTAGATACCATATAGTAAGGGGAACGCTAGATACAGCTGGAGTTGATAGCAGAAAACAAGCTAGGTCTAAATATGGTACTAAGAGACCTAAAAAATAA